The stretch of DNA AACAAAATCTATCAAAGACCAAGTAAGTAATAGATTCATACACATCCCTCGTCTACCATTGTAGGCAATAGATTCATACATATCCATCCTCTATAAAACCCTAATTAATTGGAACCAGTCAACAGAAGCAAAAAAAGAATACCTCGAAACTAAGTTCAGCagcaataacaataaaatagacgaaatataagaagaaaaaaacctGAAGATCGTCAGGGAGGTACTCGTGCTTCATGGAAAGGTCGATGGCGCGTTTGAGACGCGCGTGGCGCGCGTCCACCACCTCCTTCGGGAGCCGATTCAGCGCCTCCTTCACATCCAGATCGTAGTAAGGATCGTACAAATCGTCGTACCGGAGCCCTAATTCACAAAAAGCCAAAACGATTTTCATAAATCGGCAGTATTAGGGTTGCGGAAATTGTAGCGACGAGAGAGAAAAGAGGAATGAACCGTATTTGCGAAGGCGTTTGGTGAGGGATTTCATGTGCTGAGCGGCGAGCCAGTTCTTCTTGGGATCTAGAAACGATTGAAGAAACGACGCCATTGCTATTGCTCTCTTCGCTTTCTTTCTCGCTCTTTCGTTAGAGTTTATCGAATAATCACAGAAAAAGAGCAACACAAGTGCTTCTTATTTTGCACCACACCGCTCTTTGCGTCTACGACTATTACTTTTACCGAACGACGTGTCGTTTATTCCTTCAACTGCCAATTTATcagaatatataaaaacatttagtataataagagaaaaaaaaaacatatttttagttatttaaaattgtaatgtCATTGGCTACACATTAGaatgtataataaaatttaaagaatatcaTTTTTCCGcatttgtaaaattttcttGAATTACACTCgcatatcataattttaaatgttttcatttaaaaataatacattatgaccaatttttcattttacgtgtaacttttaaagtttaaaaaatattatatttacattttattcttCATTAGCTAAGTCATAAAATTTAGGAGATATAAATGTTGGAATCATGATATTATGTGGAATCTTACTTTATGCGAAACCAAAAAGTTGAGTAATATACAAGTGGAAATTAAAACGTATATAAAGTTGTTTAATAGATCATATTGTTTGAATGGGTATCAAATATGTATGCATTAGTATATTTCATTTAGATATCATTTTTGAGTTATTAAACTCATGAGAATTGGTTGGTTAACTGTTATAAGTGAACTATTCTTTAAGCtttggtttttgtttgtttattttttcttattaggCCGAGATATATTCTAGAAAGATTAATGAGAAATGTTATCTAAAGTCTTTCTTTCAATTTGAGATGTTATATTTCAAGTACCAAAGCATAATGAGATGTATTAAGTAAATGTCTCCGACATTTGGGCGGGTAGTGTCTACAAAGACACTTTGACGCTCAAGTCATGTATGTGTGAAATATAGTAATAAATGCTATAGTGaatacataataattaaatcatgAACAATGATATTTATAATGGTTTCGTGAGCTTTTACCTGGTT from Vigna unguiculata cultivar IT97K-499-35 chromosome 8, ASM411807v1, whole genome shotgun sequence encodes:
- the LOC114195672 gene encoding cytochrome b-c1 complex subunit 7-2-like, with translation MASFLQSFLDPKKNWLAAQHMKSLTKRLRKYGLRYDDLYDPYYDLDVKEALNRLPKEVVDARHARLKRAIDLSMKHEYLPDDLQAMQTPFRGYLQDMLSLVKRERAEREALGGLPLYQRSIP